Proteins encoded together in one Balaenoptera ricei isolate mBalRic1 chromosome 2, mBalRic1.hap2, whole genome shotgun sequence window:
- the LOC132359432 gene encoding MORF4 family-associated protein 1-like, with the protein MRSLDIAELAEPEEVEVMEPEEDFEQFLLPVINEMREDIAALTCEHGRAYLQNGSKLWEMDSMLVQIKTQVEASEESALNHLQNVDNGVEGRGTKWCKKVEEKAKEIAKIAEMLLELLWGIEKSESS; encoded by the coding sequence ATGCGGTCCTTGGACATCGCGGAGCTGGCAGAGCCGGAGGAGGTGGAGGTGATGGAGCCCGAGGAGGACTTTGAGCAGTTCCTGCTCCCGGTCATCAACGAGATGCGCGAGGACATTGCAGCGCTCACCTGCGAGCATGGGAGAGCCTACCTGCAGAACGGGAGCAAGCTGTGGGAGATGGACAGTATGCTCGTCCAGATCAAGACGCAGGTGGAGGCCTCAGAGGAGAGCGCGCTCAACCATCTGCAGAATGTGGACAATGGAGTCGAGGGCAGAGGGACCAAATGGTGCAAGAAGGTGGAGGAGAAGGCCAAGGAGATCGCGAAGATAGCAGAGATGCTGCTGGAGCTGCTCTGGGGGATAGAGAAGAGTGAGTCATCCTGA